One segment of Deinococcus multiflagellatus DNA contains the following:
- a CDS encoding aldo/keto reductase: MASSSQTLHTRPLGRTGLHVTEIGYGAWGIGADMWVGAQDDESLKALRRYVELGGNFIDTAMGYGNGHSERLVGQVAREYPGTLVATKISPKNMQWPAAPGTAAEQAFPGDYVIRMTEASLERLGLPHIDVQQLHVWNDSWLGQGDWQAAVADLKRQGKIKAFGISINDHQPDNAVKAVEAGAVETVQVIYNVFDQSPQDRLLDACRANGVGVIVRVALDEGSLTGRITPETTFPKGDWRHTYFGGDRKAQLQPRLRAIEQDLGISTGDLAETSLRFVLSHPAVSTVIVGMRSVQNVERNAALADGQGLSAEQVQKLRAHRWDRNWYLPAE, encoded by the coding sequence ATGGCCTCCTCGTCCCAGACCCTGCACACCCGCCCCTTGGGCCGCACCGGCCTGCACGTCACGGAAATCGGCTACGGCGCCTGGGGCATTGGCGCCGATATGTGGGTGGGGGCCCAGGACGACGAGAGCCTGAAGGCCCTGCGCCGCTACGTGGAACTGGGCGGCAACTTTATTGACACGGCGATGGGCTACGGCAACGGCCACTCCGAGCGGCTGGTGGGCCAGGTGGCGCGGGAGTACCCGGGCACGCTGGTGGCCACCAAGATCAGCCCCAAGAACATGCAGTGGCCTGCCGCACCCGGCACGGCCGCCGAGCAGGCATTTCCCGGCGACTACGTCATCCGCATGACCGAGGCCAGCCTGGAGCGGTTGGGCCTGCCCCACATTGACGTGCAGCAGCTTCATGTCTGGAACGACAGCTGGCTGGGCCAGGGCGACTGGCAGGCCGCCGTGGCTGACCTGAAGCGCCAGGGCAAGATCAAGGCGTTTGGCATCTCCATCAACGACCACCAGCCGGACAACGCCGTGAAAGCCGTGGAAGCCGGGGCTGTGGAGACTGTGCAGGTGATTTACAACGTGTTCGATCAGTCGCCGCAGGACCGCCTGCTGGACGCCTGCCGGGCGAACGGTGTGGGTGTGATTGTGCGCGTGGCGCTGGACGAGGGCAGCCTGACCGGGCGCATCACACCCGAGACCACCTTCCCTAAAGGCGACTGGCGCCACACCTACTTTGGCGGGGACCGCAAGGCGCAGTTGCAGCCCCGCCTGCGCGCCATTGAGCAGGACCTGGGGATTTCCACAGGCGATCTGGCCGAGACCAGCCTGCGCTTTGTGCTCTCGCACCCGGCCGTCAGCACCGTGATTGTAGGTATGCGCAGCGTGCAGAACGTGGAGCGCAACGCCGCGCTGGCCGACGGTCAGGGCCTGAGCGCCGAACAGGTGCAGAAGCTGCGCGCCCACCGCTGGGACCGCAACTGGTATCTGCCCGCCGAGTAG
- a CDS encoding hemolysin family protein: protein MDNPLLILGILVVLLILNGFFSGSELGVVSARKSRLQGLADRGNRAAQRALNLAERPGAFLATVQIGITLIGTLSGVFAGDRLTPFVEAALKPSLGTAAAPVAKGLVVLLVTYLSLVLGELAPKSIALRNPEALALRVAPFFTLLSGLTRPIVWLLEATTRGLLWLLGLRGEPQEHVTEEDVKAIVLQASETGGLEEGERERIDHVLRFNDRRVRELMTPRGDATLIPATAPLDDVVSRALAAPHDRYPVVDGHSQVVGQISVVDLLQAVHTGEAWLDRVRPVIYVPETAWAEDVLNRLTQQGHQQIAIAVDEFGMFTGLITSTDLLRELAGADHPADPNELFRRDDGSYLADGALAMHDLRERLPLPRLEREDFSTLAGYVLGALGEFPPVGAQVRVEDWLLEVVDLDGARIDRVLIVPPVGVVVGGEVE, encoded by the coding sequence GTGGACAACCCACTGCTGATCCTGGGCATTCTCGTGGTGCTGCTGATTTTGAATGGCTTCTTTTCCGGCTCGGAGCTGGGGGTGGTCTCGGCGCGCAAGTCCCGGCTGCAGGGACTGGCCGACCGGGGCAACCGCGCCGCGCAGCGCGCCCTGAATCTGGCCGAGCGCCCCGGGGCCTTTCTGGCCACCGTGCAGATTGGCATTACCCTGATCGGCACCCTGAGCGGCGTGTTTGCCGGCGACCGGCTGACCCCGTTTGTGGAGGCGGCCCTCAAGCCCTCTCTGGGCACCGCCGCTGCGCCCGTGGCCAAGGGGCTGGTGGTGCTGCTGGTGACCTACCTGTCGCTGGTGCTGGGCGAACTGGCCCCCAAGAGCATTGCCCTGCGCAACCCCGAGGCCCTGGCGCTGCGGGTGGCGCCGTTTTTCACCCTGCTGTCGGGGCTGACCCGGCCTATCGTGTGGCTGCTGGAAGCTACCACGCGCGGGCTGCTGTGGCTGCTGGGCCTGCGCGGCGAGCCCCAGGAACACGTCACCGAGGAGGATGTGAAGGCCATTGTGCTGCAGGCCAGCGAAACCGGCGGCCTGGAAGAGGGCGAGCGCGAGCGCATTGACCATGTGCTGCGCTTTAACGACCGCCGGGTGCGCGAACTGATGACCCCCCGGGGCGACGCCACCCTGATTCCGGCCACCGCGCCCCTGGACGACGTGGTGAGCCGCGCCCTGGCCGCGCCGCATGACCGCTACCCGGTGGTGGACGGCCACAGCCAGGTGGTGGGCCAGATCAGCGTGGTGGACCTGCTGCAGGCGGTCCACACCGGTGAGGCGTGGCTGGACCGGGTGCGCCCGGTGATCTACGTGCCCGAAACCGCCTGGGCCGAGGATGTCCTGAACCGCCTGACCCAGCAGGGGCACCAGCAGATTGCCATTGCCGTGGATGAATTCGGCATGTTTACCGGCCTGATCACCTCCACCGACCTGCTGCGCGAACTGGCCGGCGCCGACCACCCCGCCGATCCCAACGAACTGTTCCGCCGCGACGACGGCTCGTATCTGGCCGACGGCGCCCTGGCCATGCACGACCTGCGCGAGCGACTGCCGCTGCCCCGCCTGGAGCGCGAGGATTTCAGCACGCTGGCGGGGTATGTGCTGGGGGCGCTGGGGGAGTTTCCGCCGGTGGGGGCGCAGGTAAGGGTGGAGGACTGGCTGCTGGAGGTGGTGGATTTGGATGGGGCGCGGATTGATAGGGTGCTGATTGTGCCGCCGGTGGGGGTGGTGGTTGGGGGGGAGGTGGAGTGA
- a CDS encoding lipid II:glycine glycyltransferase FemX produces the protein MRLSLQETTDPRVYDDAVRSLPITSALQGWGYGEARRTLGQTPARYLITADGRTVGALQLIRKRLVPGFSTLYAPRGPALESLDLLPAVADAVKKVARPGDALLKIEPPVPFLADDSVVLPESYGPFRRAESEQPEHTIVADLTRSEDELFAGLHSMARRNVRTAQKMGVVAGRDDDFEAFWEIFTATNERAQLGAFPRAYYETMLREGNAYGGEAYIVLSRVEGRALAGGFFLAMGKGTYYLFGGSIRDDRTNADGSPLKDAKAPDAFYWNAMLDAKRRGYELFDFWGIPRQLDEAKHSFGVFKMKLKFSEQRVWYPAYDLNLNPAAPAIVKALRWRKTQNNLRKRGSADDVL, from the coding sequence GTGCGCCTGAGCCTGCAAGAAACCACCGATCCGCGCGTGTACGACGACGCCGTGCGGTCATTGCCCATCACCAGTGCCCTGCAGGGCTGGGGCTACGGCGAGGCGCGGCGCACCCTGGGCCAGACCCCCGCGCGCTACCTGATCACGGCGGATGGCCGCACCGTGGGCGCCCTGCAGCTGATCCGCAAGCGCCTTGTGCCCGGCTTTTCCACGCTGTACGCGCCGCGCGGCCCGGCCCTGGAAAGCCTGGACCTGCTGCCCGCCGTGGCCGACGCCGTGAAAAAAGTGGCCCGCCCCGGCGACGCCCTGCTGAAAATCGAGCCGCCTGTGCCCTTTCTGGCCGACGATTCGGTGGTGCTGCCAGAAAGCTACGGCCCCTTTCGCCGCGCCGAGAGCGAGCAACCCGAACACACCATCGTGGCCGACCTGACCCGCAGCGAGGACGAGCTGTTCGCTGGCCTGCACTCCATGGCCCGGCGCAACGTGCGCACCGCCCAGAAGATGGGCGTGGTGGCTGGCCGCGACGATGATTTCGAGGCCTTCTGGGAAATCTTTACCGCCACCAACGAGCGCGCCCAGCTGGGGGCGTTTCCCCGCGCCTACTACGAAACCATGCTGCGCGAGGGGAATGCGTATGGCGGAGAAGCGTACATCGTGCTATCGCGCGTGGAGGGCCGCGCGCTGGCCGGGGGCTTTTTCCTGGCGATGGGCAAGGGCACCTATTACCTGTTCGGCGGCAGCATCCGCGATGACCGCACCAATGCCGACGGCAGCCCGCTCAAGGACGCCAAGGCCCCCGACGCCTTTTACTGGAACGCCATGCTGGACGCCAAGCGCCGGGGCTACGAACTGTTTGACTTCTGGGGCATTCCGCGCCAGCTGGACGAGGCCAAGCATTCGTTCGGCGTGTTCAAGATGAAACTGAAGTTCTCCGAGCAGCGCGTGTGGTACCCCGCTTACGACCTGAACCTGAACCCGGCCGCGCCCGCCATCGTCAAGGCGCTGCGCTGGCGCAAAACCCAGAACAACCTGCGCAAGCGCGGCAGCGCCGACGACGTGCTGTAA
- a CDS encoding intradiol ring-cleavage dioxygenase yields the protein MNDPHSPHPAPVHLPPGEDHDDEMIGTLLSRRHALRLLGLGGGAAALTAGGVLAQRGAGGTSAGSGAARLPGCVVRPAMTEGPYFVDGEPRRSDLRKDSQTGRLSPGVPLKLVFVTSRVAAGGCTPRAGVLVDVWHCDALGTYSGVAGNSGDALRGSQVTDAQGRASFTTIYPGWYPGRAVHIHFKLRPLNAAGQATGEFTSQLFFPESVNAAVFARAPYSQKGKADTPNAQDAIYRNGGSQLLLSVKGDPVGGYTATFDVGLNLG from the coding sequence ATGAATGACCCACACAGTCCGCACCCAGCCCCCGTTCACCTGCCCCCGGGCGAAGACCATGACGATGAAATGATCGGCACGCTCCTGAGCCGCCGCCACGCCCTGCGGCTGCTGGGCCTGGGGGGCGGCGCAGCGGCCCTGACGGCAGGCGGCGTGCTGGCCCAGCGGGGGGCAGGGGGCACCAGTGCAGGCAGCGGCGCGGCGCGGCTGCCCGGCTGCGTGGTGCGCCCCGCCATGACGGAGGGCCCCTACTTCGTGGACGGCGAGCCCCGGCGCAGCGACCTTCGCAAGGACAGCCAGACGGGCCGGCTGAGCCCGGGGGTGCCGCTGAAGCTGGTGTTCGTGACCTCCCGCGTGGCGGCAGGCGGCTGCACCCCCCGCGCGGGCGTGCTGGTTGACGTGTGGCACTGCGACGCCCTAGGCACCTATTCCGGGGTGGCGGGGAACAGCGGCGACGCCTTGCGCGGCTCGCAGGTGACGGATGCCCAGGGCCGGGCCAGCTTTACGACCATTTACCCGGGCTGGTATCCGGGGCGCGCGGTGCACATTCATTTCAAGCTGCGGCCCCTGAACGCCGCCGGGCAGGCCACAGGTGAATTCACCTCGCAGCTGTTTTTCCCCGAAAGCGTGAACGCAGCCGTGTTCGCCCGCGCGCCCTACAGCCAGAAGGGCAAGGCCGACACCCCCAATGCCCAGGACGCGATTTACCGCAACGGCGGCTCACAGCTGCTGCTGAGCGTGAAGGGCGACCCGGTGGGGGGCTATACGGCCACGTTCGATGTGGGGCTGAATCTCGGCTAG
- a CDS encoding ABC transporter permease — MTTPAHPPAPSPDPHRTTPGTLAHQLRAAFAFVFRDFHLTRRYWSWVLVFTFYDMVSAASIMLIGVAAGSPRLTLTLLLGAVMWSFLGRLFGEIANSISYERWEGTIEYTFMAPVSRLTHLVGVSLFAGAYALLRGVLVFLFMGLFVDIGASFGQVLQCLVVFMVASLGFMGIGLMAAVLPVMSTENGAQATNIIQAVFLLISGVYYPVSVLPGWLQPISALSPATYALEACRKILGVNGTGTAIEAGVGLGGVLPELGILLVFGVVTIPLGLLVFGRAEVWAKRTGKLKRAG, encoded by the coding sequence ATGACCACCCCAGCCCATCCACCCGCCCCGTCCCCCGATCCCCACCGCACCACGCCCGGCACGCTGGCCCACCAGTTGCGCGCCGCCTTTGCCTTCGTGTTCCGCGACTTTCACCTCACCCGGCGCTACTGGTCGTGGGTGCTGGTGTTCACCTTCTACGACATGGTCTCGGCCGCCAGCATCATGCTGATTGGCGTGGCGGCGGGCAGCCCGCGCCTCACGCTGACGCTGCTGCTGGGGGCGGTCATGTGGTCCTTTCTGGGCCGCCTGTTTGGCGAGATTGCCAACTCCATTTCCTACGAACGCTGGGAAGGCACGATTGAATACACCTTCATGGCGCCGGTCAGCCGGCTGACGCATCTGGTGGGGGTCAGCCTGTTTGCAGGCGCCTACGCCCTGCTGCGCGGGGTACTGGTGTTCCTGTTCATGGGCCTGTTCGTGGATATTGGCGCCAGCTTTGGACAGGTCTTGCAGTGCCTGGTCGTGTTTATGGTGGCCAGCCTGGGCTTCATGGGCATTGGCCTGATGGCCGCTGTGCTGCCCGTCATGAGCACCGAAAACGGCGCGCAGGCCACCAATATCATTCAGGCGGTGTTTCTGCTGATTTCCGGTGTGTACTACCCCGTCAGCGTGTTGCCCGGGTGGTTGCAGCCGATCAGTGCGCTGTCGCCGGCCACGTACGCGCTGGAGGCGTGTCGCAAGATTCTGGGGGTGAATGGCACCGGCACGGCCATTGAGGCCGGCGTGGGGCTGGGCGGGGTGCTGCCAGAGCTGGGGATTTTGCTGGTGTTCGGGGTGGTGACGATTCCGCTGGGGCTGCTGGTGTTTGGGCGGGCGGAGGTGTGGGCGAAGCGGACGGGGAAGTTGAAGCGGGCGGGGTAG
- a CDS encoding peptidylprolyl isomerase, protein MKQVLLTLALLSGAALAQTAPATPTAPATPAAAPAAPAADPSTVVARVGTETITLADFDRAFRLAAARVVNAQGIPFENSYLAEFAGARADYLKQYVRDRAVYQLARAAGNKVNAATLDEQMQEARADFKSDADFAEALEATGYASADDLRAELERQGIVGAYLQSIQKRFTFGDAVVTGYYNLNKPRFTREAEACVKHILVPTQAEAQAIVKDLAAGGDFAKIAADKSQDPGSAAQGGDLGCFGQGEMVETFDKASFTGPVNQVQTVQSQFGWHVLVVTKRNAAGLVPLAEAAPLIREQLAREAAQKYLDAQVAKIATEAFPDRVTVK, encoded by the coding sequence ATGAAACAAGTGCTGCTCACGCTGGCGCTGCTGTCCGGCGCCGCCCTCGCCCAGACTGCGCCCGCCACCCCCACCGCCCCGGCCACCCCTGCGGCGGCCCCCGCTGCGCCCGCCGCCGACCCCAGCACCGTGGTGGCGCGCGTGGGCACCGAGACCATCACCCTGGCCGACTTTGACCGCGCCTTCCGGCTGGCCGCCGCGCGGGTGGTGAACGCCCAGGGCATTCCCTTTGAGAACAGCTATCTGGCCGAATTCGCCGGGGCCCGCGCCGACTACCTGAAGCAGTACGTGCGTGACCGCGCCGTGTACCAGCTGGCCCGCGCCGCCGGCAACAAGGTAAACGCCGCCACCCTGGACGAGCAGATGCAAGAAGCCCGCGCCGACTTCAAGTCCGACGCCGACTTTGCCGAGGCCCTGGAGGCCACGGGCTACGCCAGCGCCGACGACCTGCGCGCCGAACTGGAGCGCCAGGGCATCGTGGGGGCGTATCTGCAGAGCATTCAGAAGCGCTTTACCTTCGGGGACGCGGTGGTCACCGGCTACTACAACCTCAACAAGCCCCGCTTTACCCGCGAGGCCGAAGCCTGCGTGAAGCACATCCTGGTGCCCACCCAGGCCGAAGCCCAGGCCATCGTGAAGGACCTGGCGGCAGGCGGCGACTTCGCCAAGATTGCCGCCGACAAGAGCCAGGACCCCGGCAGCGCGGCGCAGGGCGGCGACCTGGGCTGCTTTGGGCAGGGCGAGATGGTCGAAACCTTCGACAAGGCCAGCTTCACCGGCCCCGTGAATCAGGTGCAGACGGTGCAGTCGCAGTTCGGCTGGCATGTGCTGGTGGTGACCAAGCGCAACGCCGCCGGGCTGGTGCCCCTGGCCGAAGCCGCGCCCCTGATCCGCGAGCAACTGGCCCGCGAGGCCGCCCAGAAGTACCTGGACGCCCAGGTGGCCAAGATTGCCACCGAGGCCTTCCCTGACCGCGTGACGGTGAAGTAA
- a CDS encoding ABC transporter ATP-binding protein — MTLTAPPAASPSSVPAARDLSGREIAIDVQHLVKTFRKRQGGRPLRPQYTESRAVDDVTFQVRRGEIYGVLGPNGSGKSTLIRAMSTLLIPDAGTVGIFGLDVVKDEAQVRRLLNRVSVDAAFYKKLSPRENLLYSAQLYGLDRHVAQGRAQATLKRLGLKEKAFFEPLEEMSRGMQQKVAIARAFLTSPVIVLLDEPTTGLDPKSRRDVQEFVLELRDVHDATIILTTHDMPEAERLCDRIAFISGGKFVAEGTAEQLRQLAGEGKSLEDAFIELTGEGLSEKEESE; from the coding sequence ATGACCCTGACCGCCCCCCCAGCGGCGAGCCCCTCTTCTGTACCCGCTGCCCGTGATCTCAGCGGCCGAGAGATTGCCATTGACGTGCAGCACCTCGTCAAGACCTTTCGCAAGCGCCAGGGTGGCCGCCCGCTGCGCCCGCAGTACACCGAGAGCCGCGCCGTGGACGACGTGACCTTTCAGGTGCGCCGGGGCGAGATCTACGGCGTGCTGGGCCCCAACGGCAGCGGCAAAAGCACCCTGATCCGCGCCATGAGCACCCTGCTGATTCCCGACGCCGGCACCGTGGGCATCTTCGGCCTGGACGTGGTGAAGGATGAAGCGCAGGTGCGGCGGCTGCTCAACCGCGTCTCTGTGGACGCCGCCTTTTACAAGAAGCTCAGCCCGCGCGAGAATTTGCTGTATTCGGCGCAGCTGTACGGCCTGGACCGCCATGTGGCGCAGGGACGCGCCCAGGCCACCTTGAAACGGCTGGGCCTGAAGGAAAAAGCCTTTTTCGAGCCCCTGGAAGAGATGAGCCGGGGCATGCAGCAGAAAGTGGCGATTGCCCGCGCCTTTCTGACCAGCCCGGTGATTGTGCTGCTGGACGAACCCACCACCGGCCTGGACCCCAAGTCGAGGCGTGACGTGCAGGAGTTTGTGCTGGAGCTGCGCGACGTGCACGACGCCACCATCATCCTGACCACCCACGACATGCCCGAAGCCGAGCGCCTCTGTGACCGCATCGCCTTTATCAGCGGCGGCAAATTCGTGGCCGAAGGCACCGCCGAGCAACTGCGCCAACTGGCCGGCGAAGGCAAGAGCCTGGAAGACGCCTTCATTGAACTGACTGGCGAAGGGCTGAGCGAAAAAGAGGAGAGCGAGTAA
- a CDS encoding MFS transporter, producing the protein MTPAPLPPRARQLATTGLIVGVFLAALEASVVATAMPSVIRDLGGERLYALPFAVYLLTSTVSSPLWGRASDIVGRRRLYLAGVVIFLLGSALCGVSTSMSALIGARALQGLGAGALLPLTLTMIGELYALKERGRVQSLISGVWGISGLLGPLLGGWLTEQASWRWTFYASLPFGVAALALALRFLPETGQPRPARLDWAGAALFTLGSGLVVWGLEQRQWALGGIGAATLVGAVVLERRHPEPLLPMKALRQRLPRVAFAGNLLGGAAYFGVIAYLPLYAQGVTGGGATAGGAILTPMLVGWTLTAIVTARLVKTVPLARIAQVGFAVLVAMFTALTFAVHAPLWVTSALGFAVGTGMGFAMLSLLLAAQESAARTELGAVTSGVLFARQMGGALGVALMALLIGPAAIEAGGFPLAEGLRRAYLLALGLVAVAFVLSLGLRAVMVSKPAEAQPAD; encoded by the coding sequence GTGACGCCTGCCCCGCTGCCGCCCCGCGCCCGCCAGCTGGCCACCACCGGCCTGATCGTGGGGGTCTTTCTGGCCGCCCTGGAAGCCAGCGTGGTCGCCACCGCCATGCCCAGCGTGATCCGCGACCTGGGGGGCGAGCGCCTGTACGCGCTGCCCTTTGCGGTGTATCTGCTGACGAGCACGGTTTCCAGCCCGCTGTGGGGCCGCGCCAGCGACATTGTGGGACGGCGGCGGCTGTATCTGGCGGGCGTGGTGATCTTCCTGCTGGGCTCGGCGCTGTGCGGGGTCAGCACCTCCATGAGCGCCCTGATTGGGGCCCGCGCGCTGCAGGGGCTGGGCGCCGGGGCCCTGTTGCCGCTGACCCTCACCATGATTGGCGAACTGTACGCCCTGAAAGAACGGGGCCGGGTGCAATCGCTGATTTCCGGGGTGTGGGGGATTTCCGGGCTGCTGGGGCCGCTGCTGGGCGGCTGGCTGACGGAGCAGGCCTCATGGCGCTGGACCTTCTATGCCAGCCTGCCCTTTGGGGTGGCGGCGCTGGCGCTGGCCCTGCGCTTCTTGCCGGAAACGGGGCAGCCCCGGCCCGCGCGGCTGGACTGGGCGGGCGCGGCCCTCTTTACGCTGGGCAGCGGGCTGGTGGTCTGGGGCCTGGAACAGCGGCAGTGGGCGCTGGGGGGCATTGGCGCGGCCACGCTGGTGGGCGCTGTGGTCCTGGAACGCCGCCACCCAGAACCGCTGCTGCCCATGAAAGCCCTGCGGCAGCGGCTGCCGCGCGTGGCGTTTGCCGGGAACCTGCTGGGCGGCGCGGCGTACTTTGGCGTGATTGCCTACCTGCCGCTGTACGCCCAGGGCGTGACGGGCGGCGGGGCCACCGCTGGCGGCGCCATCCTGACGCCGATGCTGGTGGGCTGGACGCTGACCGCCATCGTGACCGCGCGGCTGGTAAAAACGGTGCCGCTGGCGCGGATTGCGCAGGTGGGCTTCGCGGTGCTGGTGGCGATGTTCACGGCCCTGACGTTTGCGGTCCACGCGCCGCTCTGGGTCACCAGCGCCCTGGGCTTTGCGGTGGGCACGGGCATGGGCTTTGCCATGCTGAGCCTGCTGCTGGCCGCGCAGGAATCGGCGGCGCGCACGGAACTGGGCGCCGTGACCAGCGGCGTGCTGTTTGCCCGCCAGATGGGCGGCGCGCTGGGCGTGGCCCTGATGGCGCTGCTGATTGGCCCGGCCGCCATTGAAGCGGGCGGGTTCCCGCTGGCCGAGGGGCTGCGCCGCGCCTACCTGCTGGCGCTGGGGCTGGTGGCCGTGGCGTTTGTGCTGAGCCTGGGCCTGCGCGCCGTGATGGTCAGCAAGCCGGCGGAGGCCCAGCCGGCGGATTGA
- a CDS encoding ABC transporter ATP-binding protein, translating to MTLPSPDAAVYVRDLSKSYAVHDKEPGFLGSVRAFVRRQTRQVQAVRGVSFALSPGEVVGFLGPNGAGKTTTLKMLSGLLHPSGGEVRVAGFEPRRRERDFLKTITLVMGQKQQLMWDLPALDSFLINQAVYEIPDAEYRATMAEFTEVLDLQGILKKQVRKLSLGERMKCELAAALLHRPKVLFLDEPTIGLDVNMQEAVRAFVRDYNERYGATVMLTSHYMADVTALARRILVIDAGEVVFDGDLHALAERGSSGKTIRLQLRRPASAQALAAYGEVVSSDGLSAELTVPRAEVSERAARLLSALDVADLTVEDPPLETVMAELFGARPAPTQAGEVVR from the coding sequence ATGACTTTGCCCTCACCTGACGCGGCGGTGTACGTGCGCGACCTCAGCAAATCCTACGCCGTGCACGACAAGGAACCGGGCTTTCTGGGCAGCGTGCGGGCCTTTGTGCGGCGCCAGACCCGGCAGGTGCAGGCGGTGCGCGGCGTGTCCTTTGCGCTCTCACCCGGCGAGGTGGTGGGCTTTCTGGGTCCCAACGGCGCGGGCAAAACCACCACGCTGAAAATGCTCTCGGGGCTGCTGCACCCCTCGGGCGGCGAGGTGCGGGTGGCGGGCTTCGAGCCCCGGCGCCGCGAGCGCGACTTCCTGAAGACCATCACCCTGGTCATGGGGCAAAAGCAGCAGCTGATGTGGGACCTGCCCGCCCTGGATTCCTTCCTGATCAACCAGGCGGTCTACGAAATCCCCGACGCCGAATACCGCGCGACTATGGCCGAATTCACCGAGGTGCTGGACCTGCAGGGCATCCTGAAAAAGCAGGTGCGCAAGCTCTCGCTGGGCGAGCGCATGAAATGTGAACTGGCCGCCGCACTGCTGCACCGCCCAAAGGTCCTGTTTTTAGACGAACCCACCATCGGCCTGGACGTGAACATGCAGGAAGCCGTGCGGGCCTTTGTGCGCGACTACAACGAGCGCTACGGGGCCACCGTGATGCTCACCAGCCACTACATGGCCGATGTGACCGCCCTGGCGCGGCGCATTCTGGTCATTGACGCGGGCGAGGTGGTCTTTGACGGCGACCTGCACGCCCTGGCCGAACGCGGCAGCAGTGGCAAGACCATCCGCCTGCAACTGCGCCGCCCTGCGTCGGCCCAGGCGCTGGCGGCCTACGGCGAGGTGGTCAGCAGCGACGGCCTGAGCGCCGAACTCACCGTGCCCCGCGCCGAGGTCAGCGAGCGCGCCGCCCGGCTGCTCTCGGCGCTGGATGTGGCCGACCTGACGGTGGAAGACCCCCCGCTGGAAACTGTGATGGCCGAGCTGTTCGGCGCGCGCCCGGCCCCCACCCAGGCCGGGGAGGTGGTCCGGTGA